The Patescibacteria group bacterium genome has a window encoding:
- a CDS encoding HPr family phosphocarrier protein, whose protein sequence is MEIEKKIAYEKRCKVGDPRGLKCHNAYMISHMAHKLTGKIAELHLFIRRADNNQSSSAYVILQTMLLHADYGTELIVYTGNENFKSQVDELAAFIESVRDNTPEFVPKPKSAWSFLGSLFRKLFHRNRFRHKRFRR, encoded by the coding sequence ATGGAAATTGAAAAAAAGATTGCGTATGAAAAACGGTGCAAAGTTGGTGATCCGCGAGGGCTCAAGTGCCATAATGCTTATATGATATCGCACATGGCACACAAGCTCACCGGCAAGATTGCCGAATTACACTTGTTTATCAGGCGCGCGGATAATAACCAATCGTCTAGCGCTTATGTCATATTGCAGACAATGTTGCTCCATGCCGACTACGGAACCGAACTTATCGTGTACACCGGCAATGAGAATTTTAAAAGCCAGGTCGATGAGCTGGCCGCGTTCATTGAAAGTGTAAGAGATAATACCCCGGAATTCGTCCCAAAACCTAAGTCCGCATGGTCATTCCTTGGGTCGCTCTTTCGAAAATTGTTCCATCGTAACCGGTTTCGCCACAAACGGTTCCGCCGATAA
- a CDS encoding GDYXXLXY domain-containing protein: MKKETKIFLGIAIFWLLLVGGIMLPNQITVWSGQEVLIKAVPYDPADIFRGNYMDLRYDINRIKTDRKISDIYDASMAAKGTVYVSLEKGADGKVSAGAMSDEKPNGLFIKGKLTQISVGYDQVEYGIERYYFAQADRAKISALLRNGACARVFISFTGKAVLKDLVPCPVK; the protein is encoded by the coding sequence ATGAAAAAAGAAACGAAGATATTTTTAGGCATTGCCATTTTTTGGCTTTTGCTGGTCGGGGGAATTATGCTGCCTAATCAAATAACAGTTTGGAGCGGGCAAGAGGTTTTGATTAAGGCCGTTCCCTATGATCCAGCGGATATTTTTCGCGGCAACTATATGGATTTGCGTTACGATATAAACAGAATAAAAACTGACAGGAAAATAAGTGACATTTACGATGCCTCTATGGCCGCTAAGGGGACGGTTTATGTTTCGTTGGAGAAAGGAGCCGACGGCAAGGTTTCGGCCGGCGCGATGTCGGACGAAAAACCGAACGGGTTATTCATTAAAGGCAAATTGACCCAAATATCGGTGGGTTATGATCAAGTTGAATACGGCATAGAAAGATATTATTTTGCTCAAGCCGATCGCGCCAAAATTTCCGCCTTATTAAGGAACGGTGCTTGCGCCCGAGTTTTTATTTCCTTTACCGGCAAGGCGGTATTAAAGGATTTAGTTCCTTGTCCGGTTAAGTAA
- a CDS encoding DUF2157 domain-containing protein, with protein sequence MIDEKQIEVWVKNRTITKEQAEKMLSDVTGKSQEDKANKIVTAILTIGSLFFGIGAILFIASNWAVLGSTLKTIILLGSTFGISYLGFYLKYQSEKLPRVGESLIFLSSLLIGATIFLEAQIYNIDISSHLLALIWLAAILPVAFLFRSVAGAYLASAVIITWSLLYCFFTNNQNEFFSDGWAWLPIILAIDGIFLFSAGGLSYLLSKLEGAARAFRLSGLSVFLVGFFLLTFKAFFETVPESTVHVLALLVIFSSLSIIFSVVALIKKVPKRATAVIEHGLALFFSALISVASFFPVEGDLYPIIFNCLFAALILAIIYIGYTNEDMKIINSSFFWLIVFVVARYFDFFWELLPRSLFFMAGGLVLVGGGAALEYYRRQIKKSFKLKI encoded by the coding sequence ATGATCGACGAAAAACAAATTGAGGTTTGGGTTAAAAACAGGACGATCACGAAAGAGCAGGCAGAAAAGATGTTGTCCGATGTTACGGGAAAAAGCCAGGAGGACAAGGCCAATAAGATTGTTACGGCCATTTTAACAATAGGTTCTTTATTTTTTGGTATCGGCGCCATTCTGTTTATTGCTTCAAATTGGGCAGTTTTGGGGAGCACTTTAAAGACGATCATTCTTTTGGGTTCTACTTTTGGGATATCTTATCTTGGCTTTTATCTCAAATATCAAAGTGAAAAGTTGCCGAGGGTCGGCGAGTCTTTGATTTTTTTAAGCTCTTTGCTTATTGGCGCTACGATTTTTTTAGAAGCCCAGATTTACAACATAGATATTTCGTCTCACCTCTTGGCTTTAATTTGGCTGGCGGCGATTTTGCCAGTAGCTTTTCTTTTTAGATCGGTTGCAGGCGCTTATCTGGCCAGCGCGGTTATTATCACTTGGTCTTTGTTGTATTGTTTTTTTACTAATAATCAAAACGAATTTTTTAGCGATGGCTGGGCTTGGTTACCGATAATTTTGGCCATCGACGGAATTTTTCTTTTTTCCGCCGGCGGTTTGAGCTATTTATTATCTAAACTTGAGGGAGCGGCGCGAGCTTTTCGACTATCTGGCTTAAGTGTTTTTTTGGTAGGTTTTTTTCTCCTGACGTTTAAAGCTTTTTTCGAGACAGTTCCGGAAAGCACTGTTCACGTTTTGGCTTTATTGGTGATTTTTTCTTCTTTGTCGATAATTTTCAGCGTAGTAGCGTTGATTAAAAAAGTGCCTAAGAGGGCAACTGCCGTTATTGAACATGGCCTTGCTTTGTTTTTTTCAGCTTTGATATCGGTGGCATCTTTCTTCCCCGTCGAAGGCGACCTTTACCCCATAATATTCAATTGCTTATTTGCGGCGCTGATATTGGCCATAATTTATATCGGCTATACTAATGAAGATATGAAAATAATCAATTCCAGTTTTTTCTGGCTGATAGTGTTTGTCGTCGCCAGATATTTTGATTTTTTTTGGGAACTGTTGCCCAGATCACTCTTCTTTATGGCTGGCGGCTTGGTTTTGGTCGGTGGGGGAGCGGCCTTGGAATATTACCGCCGTCAAATTAAAAAATCATTTAAACTAAAAATATGA
- a CDS encoding type II toxin-antitoxin system RelE/ParE family toxin — MHQILLSRKAEKFLGALSAEDKAKVIAGILELSKNPVSGKSLSGRFDGYRSFFIYPFKIIFELQKSGGPVLYIIAIARPVSPSF, encoded by the coding sequence ATGCACCAAATACTCTTAAGCCGAAAGGCGGAAAAGTTTCTGGGCGCGCTAAGCGCCGAAGATAAGGCGAAAGTCATCGCCGGAATTTTGGAGTTGAGCAAAAATCCTGTTTCCGGAAAAAGTTTGAGCGGCCGCTTTGACGGTTATCGCTCTTTTTTTATTTACCCCTTCAAAATAATTTTCGAACTCCAGAAATCCGGCGGTCCCGTCCTCTATATCATCGCCATCGCCCGCCCGGTTTCCCCTTCTTTTTAA
- a CDS encoding type II toxin-antitoxin system Phd/YefM family antitoxin, with the protein MDIKKVLPLTEARKNIFKIVADVEKEGACYGLTERGRIKAVLMPADEFESWRETLAVMKEFPDLDKSIADAKKDWQNKNYISLDHILAREGYVLADKPKAKYAPNTLKPKGGKVSGRAKRRR; encoded by the coding sequence ATGGACATAAAAAAAGTGCTGCCTTTGACCGAAGCCCGGAAGAATATTTTTAAAATTGTCGCCGACGTGGAGAAAGAGGGCGCTTGCTACGGTTTGACCGAACGAGGCAGGATCAAAGCCGTGCTTATGCCGGCCGACGAATTCGAATCCTGGCGCGAAACCTTGGCCGTGATGAAAGAATTTCCCGATCTGGACAAAAGCATCGCCGACGCCAAAAAAGATTGGCAGAATAAAAATTATATCAGCTTGGATCATATTTTGGCTCGGGAGGGCTACGTGTTGGCCGACAAGCCAAAGGCTAAGTATGCACCAAATACTCTTAAGCCGAAAGGCGGAAAAGTTTCTGGGCGCGCTAAGCGCCGAAGATAA
- the radC gene encoding DNA repair protein RadC, with protein sequence MTKIKDLPRHERPREKLIAKGAMNLKDKELLAILLGTGRVGKNVLDMAQEILAKHPMKKLLASDYVKLSSIKGIGPSKACSLLAAFELTKRALEVEDNNLPLINSAKDAVAQLQELRIAKKEHFVVLYLNARNQLIHRETISVGTVNASLIHPREIFEPAIKNLASQIIVAHNHPSGDLSASEEDLKITKRLAAAGELLGIEVLDHLIIVANNFSSLKESGVL encoded by the coding sequence ATGACAAAAATTAAAGATCTGCCGCGTCATGAACGGCCGCGGGAAAAATTGATCGCCAAAGGGGCGATGAATTTGAAAGACAAAGAATTACTGGCCATTTTGTTGGGCACGGGTCGCGTTGGAAAGAATGTTTTGGATATGGCCCAAGAAATTTTGGCCAAGCATCCGATGAAAAAATTGCTCGCTTCAGATTATGTCAAGTTATCATCAATTAAAGGCATCGGTCCGAGCAAGGCTTGCTCGTTACTCGCTGCTTTTGAATTAACCAAACGCGCTCTGGAAGTTGAAGATAATAATTTGCCCTTGATAAATTCCGCCAAGGATGCCGTCGCCCAATTGCAAGAACTGCGCATTGCCAAGAAAGAGCACTTTGTCGTTTTGTATCTCAACGCCCGCAATCAATTAATTCATCGTGAGACGATCTCGGTCGGTACGGTCAATGCCAGCCTAATTCATCCCCGGGAAATTTTCGAACCAGCCATCAAAAATCTGGCCAGCCAAATTATCGTCGCTCATAATCATCCTTCCGGAGATTTGTCAGCAAGCGAGGAAGATCTTAAAATTACCAAGCGCCTGGCCGCGGCCGGGGAGCTCTTGGGCATCGAAGTTTTGGACCATCTGATCATTGTGGCAAATAATTTTTCCTCGCTCAAAGAATCCGGTGTTTTATAA
- a CDS encoding B12-binding domain-containing radical SAM protein, whose amino-acid sequence MKILMKILVIFSVFLKVNFRGKLSSRRSAGKPAVKVKVLMIYPLFPKANFWSGHWALWFVGKKSAILSLALPMIAALLPATWQVTFWDMNVEPWWKRWMLKRQIKKADLVFLSAMEEQKESALEVIGLCNDTRVVAGGPLFFQAEPNEFPGVDHIFSGEAELTLPEFISAWEKYQALPEKDRKEDVFKSVYSSAKFCDLALLPPPRLELAKIHRYTIVPIELGRGCPHQCTFCSIHAIAGTKLRFKPWEKVKVELDNLRRVFKHGTVFIVNDNLLASPRYLEEFLDHLLPWQIENHFPFDFIFQSDIRMADHERLMKKMAACRFKKVFIGIESINDASLESCHKTQNVGRDLVADVKKIMKHGLEVMAGIIVGLDGDTPAIFKVLYEFLQKSGIIVAMVNVVLILRHTEDWIRMKAEGRLVDKPLEGILNYKPICMDPKELVDGFLWLQKQLFLPRNYFARVRNAIKNLEPTPARRPSLSELKAFAHSLWRIGIFSRYNWRYIRLLLTTFFAKFGLFASGVTWTIMLTHYRKVVALQRKAVTIARRRYA is encoded by the coding sequence ATGAAAATTCTCATGAAGATTCTCGTGATCTTTTCAGTATTCCTGAAAGTGAATTTCCGGGGCAAACTATCGTCCCGGCGGTCGGCTGGCAAGCCGGCGGTTAAGGTTAAGGTTTTGATGATCTATCCGCTCTTTCCGAAGGCGAATTTTTGGAGCGGACATTGGGCTTTGTGGTTCGTCGGCAAGAAGTCGGCGATTTTGTCGCTGGCTTTGCCGATGATCGCCGCTCTGCTGCCGGCAACTTGGCAAGTGACGTTCTGGGACATGAACGTCGAGCCTTGGTGGAAAAGATGGATGTTGAAAAGACAGATCAAAAAAGCCGATCTGGTCTTTCTTTCAGCGATGGAAGAACAGAAGGAGAGCGCGCTGGAAGTTATTGGACTCTGTAACGATACGAGAGTCGTGGCCGGCGGTCCGCTGTTTTTCCAAGCCGAGCCGAATGAATTTCCCGGGGTTGACCATATTTTTTCCGGCGAAGCCGAGCTGACACTGCCGGAATTTATCAGCGCCTGGGAAAAATACCAGGCCTTGCCGGAAAAGGATCGGAAAGAAGACGTGTTCAAATCCGTTTATTCTTCCGCGAAATTTTGCGATTTGGCGCTGTTGCCGCCGCCAAGATTGGAGCTGGCGAAAATTCATCGCTACACGATCGTCCCGATCGAATTGGGGCGCGGCTGTCCGCACCAATGCACGTTTTGCAGCATCCACGCCATTGCCGGCACGAAGCTGCGCTTCAAGCCTTGGGAAAAAGTCAAAGTCGAGCTGGATAATCTGCGCCGGGTTTTCAAACATGGAACCGTGTTTATCGTCAATGACAATTTGCTCGCGTCGCCGCGATATTTGGAAGAATTCCTCGATCATTTATTGCCGTGGCAGATTGAAAATCATTTTCCTTTCGACTTCATTTTCCAGTCCGATATCAGGATGGCAGATCATGAAAGGTTGATGAAAAAAATGGCCGCTTGCCGGTTTAAAAAAGTCTTTATCGGCATTGAATCGATCAATGACGCGAGCCTGGAATCCTGCCATAAAACGCAGAATGTCGGGCGCGATCTGGTGGCCGACGTCAAAAAAATAATGAAACACGGCCTGGAGGTGATGGCCGGGATCATTGTCGGACTTGACGGGGATACCCCGGCTATTTTCAAAGTGCTTTATGAGTTTTTGCAGAAATCGGGAATTATCGTCGCCATGGTTAATGTGGTCTTGATCCTGCGCCACACGGAGGATTGGATCAGGATGAAAGCGGAAGGAAGGCTGGTGGATAAACCCTTGGAAGGAATCCTAAACTATAAACCGATCTGCATGGATCCGAAAGAGCTGGTTGACGGGTTTCTCTGGTTGCAGAAGCAATTATTCTTACCCCGCAATTATTTTGCCCGGGTAAGGAACGCGATCAAAAACTTGGAGCCGACACCGGCGAGAAGACCTTCGTTAAGCGAGCTTAAAGCATTCGCGCATAGCTTGTGGCGCATCGGGATTTTCTCTCGGTATAATTGGCGGTATATCAGACTGTTGCTGACAACTTTTTTCGCCAAGTTCGGATTGTTTGCCTCGGGCGTGACGTGGACAATTATGCTGACTCACTATCGCAAGGTGGTTGCCTTGCAAAGAAAGGCGGTAACCATCGCCCGGCGGAGGTACGCTTAA